A segment of the Candidatus Andeanibacterium colombiense genome:
ATCGGAAACGGAGTTGAGCCCCCGGGGACGGAGATCGCAACCATGCCTTCCGCCGCCGCCAGCGCCTTGGTCAGGCGCCCGCACAACCAGTCGGCGATCGCGGCGTCGTCGGCACCCGGAATGATTGCGGTCTCGGCCATCTTTTCCCCCAGTACCCCCTAACCAGAAAGGCCGCCACGGAATACCCGAGGCGGCCTCACTTTCCAGGACTAGCCAGGGCCCCAGGGAGTATGCGGTTTCCGCCGGGGGGAGCGGGTGCATCTTTGAGGTGGCCTGTGTTTACGAAACCGCCGGCAAAGCACCGGGTTCCCGGGCGCATCAAATAATCCCGCGCGCCGCCGCGGCGGTCCACAGCCCCGCGACCAGCAGCGCCGCGGCTATGCCGAAACGGATCGCGCGCAGCGGCAGCAGCGCCGCCAGCTGGCCGCCCAGCGCCCAGCCGACCGTCAGCGCGGCCGCGCCGCCGATCATCCCGCCGGTCCCCGCCAGCCAATGCGATCCGGTGGCGGCGGCGAAGGCCGCGATCAGGAACCGCGCCGCGTCGCCGACCTGGCGCAGCGCGATCACCAGCCCGGCGGCGAACAGCGAGCGGGTCGGCTCGCCTGGCTCGCGCGGATTGACCGGCCAGAACAGCTCCGCCGCCCCGGCCAGCAGCGCGAAGGCGACCAGCATCTGCTTGGCCGCCGGCGGCAGCAGCGCCGCCAGCCCCTCCCCGGCCAGCGCGGCAAGGGTGGCGGTGACCGCGCAGGCAATCCATCCGGCCACCAGCAGCCCGGCAGAAGCGCCCAGCCTGTCGGAGAGACAGGCGATCAGCCGCTGGTCCCGCCCGCCGGTCGCGGCGGCGAAACTGGCGATCAGGGCGAGAAAGAAGGCGGGCATGGGGCGGTGTTAGGCGATGGAGCGGGTGAAGGGAATCGAACCCTGCGCGCAGCCGCTTGTGGCGAAGCGCCACCGGCGGACGAGGGTTCGACTGGATAAGGCAGGAATTGGAGCGGGTGAAGGGAATCGAACCCTCGTATTCAGCTTGGGAAGCTGCTGCTCTACCATTGAGCTACACCCGCCCGCTCGGGCGCCCATGTCGGCACGGGCGCGGGCCGCTCATGCCGCGCCCGGTGATTCGGGTCAACCTGCCTTGCCGCTAACCGGTCAGCCCGCCCTTGCCGCCTTGCGGCCGCGCTTCTGGGCGGGCTTGCGCCCGAGGCCGAGCGACTTGGCCAGTTCGCGGCGCTTCTGCGCATAGTTCGGCGCGATCAGCGGGTAATCGGCGGGGAGCTTCCAGCGGGCGCGATATTCCTCGACCGACAAATCGTGGTCGGTCGAGAGGTGGCGCTTGAGCATCTTCATCTTCTTGCCGCATTCGAGGCAGGCGATGCTGTCCGGCTTGACCGAGGCGCGGATCGAGACCGCCGGCTCAAGCGGAACAGCGACGAGCTTGACCGGCTGGCCCAGCCCGGCGAGCGCCCCATGGACCGACTGGATCAATCCGGGGAGTGTGTCGGAAGCGACCGGATTATGGCTGACATGCGCCGAGACGATATCGGTAGTAAGGGCAATTAGAAATTCGGGCTCGCGATTATCCGGCATTTTCGTGCTTTCCTTAACTTTATCGAGGTCGCCGCGGCCTTAGGAGTCGATAAGGACTTTTACTACTCTTAGGTATGAGAAACCTTGCCTTTTTGTGTATCACGACAGAGCCGTATTGATACGTGGTCGCGAATTGCACGGCGTCGCTTCCAAGACGAATGCGGCAAAGCCATTTCCCAGGACCTGCGCATCGCGCTAGGTGACGCGAATGGAACTCGGGTCCTTGAACCATGTCGGCGTGGCGACGCCGTCGATCGCGGCGAGTGTTGCCTTCTGGCGCGAGACGATGGGCGCCGTGAGGGTGCATGCGCCGTTCCCGATGCCCGAACAGGGCGTGACCGTTTGCTTCGTCGATACGCCGAACACCCAGATCGAACTGCTTGAGCCGCTCGGCGACAATTCGCCGATCGCGAAATTCCTCGAGCGTAATCCGGAGGGCGGCCAGCATCATCTCGCGTTCGAAGTGCCCGACATCGGGGCGGCGCGCGCGGAATTCGCGAGGGCGGGCAAGCGCATCCTCGGCCCGACCCGGATCGGCGCGCACGGGACGCCGGTGTTCTTCCTCCATCCGAAGGACATGGGCGGGGTGCTGACCGAGATTATGGAATGGCCGGCGGGCGACCCGCATGACTAGACGGAGCGACTGGGAAGAGCGCGCCGCGAAGGAAGCCAAAGGCGAGGACCTGACCTGGCACACGCCGGAGGGGATCGCGGTCCTGCCGGTCTATGGGGCCGGCGAGGACGGCGAATATCCGGGTGCGGCGCCCTTCAGCCGCGGGCCCTATGCGACGATGTATTCCATGCGCCCGTGGACCATCCGTCAATATTCCGGATTCTCGACCGCCGAGGAAAGCAACGCCTTCTACCGCCGCAATCTGGCGGGCGGGCAGAAGGGGCTTTCGGTCGCGTTCGATCTCGCGACCCACCGCGGCTACGATTCCGATCACCCGCGCGTGGTCGGCGATGTCGGCAAGGCCGGGGTCGCGATCGA
Coding sequences within it:
- a CDS encoding MucR family transcriptional regulator: MPDNREPEFLIALTTDIVSAHVSHNPVASDTLPGLIQSVHGALAGLGQPVKLVAVPLEPAVSIRASVKPDSIACLECGKKMKMLKRHLSTDHDLSVEEYRARWKLPADYPLIAPNYAQKRRELAKSLGLGRKPAQKRGRKAARAG
- the mce gene encoding methylmalonyl-CoA epimerase; this translates as MELGSLNHVGVATPSIAASVAFWRETMGAVRVHAPFPMPEQGVTVCFVDTPNTQIELLEPLGDNSPIAKFLERNPEGGQHHLAFEVPDIGAARAEFARAGKRILGPTRIGAHGTPVFFLHPKDMGGVLTEIMEWPAGDPHD